In the genome of Selenomonadales bacterium, the window TCGGATTTTGGGTAGACCGTGGTACGGCGAATAAAGAAGCGGCAGACTTCATCAAAACGCTTCGCGGCAAAAAAGTTGCTTTCTTCGCAACGCTCGGTGCAGACCCGAGATCCCAGCACGCAATGGACAGTCTCAAAAATGCGGCAGATCTGCTTGACGAATCGAACGAAGTCGTAGGCAACTTCATCTGTCAGGGCAAGATCGATCCGAAGCTTATCGAAGCAATGGCAAAATTCCCGCAGGGACATCCGCACGCGATGGATGATGCACGCAGAGCACGTCACAAAGCGGCAAGCACACATCCCGATGAAAAAGATGTGGCTGACGCCAAGGAGGCATTTCGTCTGATCGCGGAAAAGGTGGGACTTTATTCGTGAAAGAAGGAAAGATCAACACACTCCTCATTTCGCTCACACAGCAGCAACGTGAACTCCTCGTCGGACGCGCATCCGATGATCCGTTGACGAAGGCATATGAC includes:
- a CDS encoding flavodoxin family protein codes for the protein MNVLVTYHTRTGNTKMIADAVAEVLGTTPVAVGDNPSTETADFIAVGFWVDRGTANKEAADFIKTLRGKKVAFFATLGADPRSQHAMDSLKNAADLLDESNEVVGNFICQGKIDPKLIEAMAKFPQGHPHAMDDARRARHKAASTHPDEKDVADAKEAFRLIAEKVGLYS